Genomic segment of Bifidobacterium lemurum:
ACGTTCAATCCCAACGACTGGGCCGGCCAGTGGGAAAGCTTCGAACACTACATCGCGTCCAACGATCCGGCCATGCAGGCCACATGGAATCAGGCGGAACAGGCCGCGCTCTCCAATCCGGCCACCGCGCCGATGGCCGCGCACGGCATCCGCACGTTCTGGTCGATGGCCTGCGCGACCACCAGTCCGGAACAGCCGCTTCCCATCGCCGGATGGCGCGTCGACGCGCATGGCGACGACGGATTCGCGCTGACTTGGCTGGCTGAGGACGGCGGCGAACTCGGCACGTTCGCCTACACCGTGCACCATGTGGTACCGAAGGGACTCGAAGGCTCCCCCACCACGGTGTTCGAAGCCGCCGACGCGTCCACGGACTGCCCGTTCCGCTGGCTGCTCGCCATCGATCCGATGCCCGCGCGCGGAGCGTTCGCGCAAGGCGGTCTGCTCAGCCACCTGCATTTCCAGTACGCCAGCGACCTACACACGCTGCTCGACATGTCGGCAGACCGGCCGGCACACTGCGCAACACGCGCTGGTACGCCACCATGTGCGCGGATGAGGGCACGATCGACGATCGCTGCGCCATCGTCCGCGCCCTGCATCATCTCGACGCCTGAGTGTCATCTGATCCAATGCCGAAGCCGGACGGCCATAGGACCCCAGTCGCATGCCTATCTGCGTTACGGGTAGTGGATGTACGCCATTGCGGAGGTCGATCTGCGTTACGGGTAGTGTCCATGTGGTCTACCCGTGAGTAGGATCCGCATAATATCAAGGCCGCTACTGCCGGGATGACGAATCGGGCACTACCCGTAACGCAGATCGACCTCCGCAGTCCAAAGAATCCACTACCCGTAACGCAGATAGCCTTCAGCTGTTGCGTTCGATCTGCAGGTCGGAGACGGTGAGGTTGGCGTCGTTGACGAGGTTGAACAGCATGACGCGCGCCACATCGGCCGGATCCATGAAGGTATGCTGCTTCTCCTCGGAGACGTAGTCGTGGCTGTCGCGGTAGAAGGCGGTGTCGATGCCGCCCGGGTACAGGCCGACGATTTTCACGCTCGTGCCCTTGTATGCCGCCTGAAGGCTCGTCGTATAGCCCTTCTCTCCCCATTTGGTGGCGCAGTAGACGCTTTCGTTGGCGTTGCCGCGCGTGGCCGCGGTGCTCATCACGTTCGCGATTTTGACGTCCTTCTCCCCCGTGGCCTGCAGCGTCTCCACACTCCACAGGATCATGCCCTTAAGTCCCTTGAGGCATTTGTCGACGTCCGCGGCCTCGTAGCCGGTGGGCGTTTTGAAGCTCGGCTGCCCTGCGTTGTTGATGAGCAGATCGATATGGCCCAGCTCGGCGATGCGCGCGACGGAGTCTTTGACGAAGGTCTCGTCGGAGACGTCGCCGACGAACGCGCGGTAGGAATCCGAAGGAAACTCTTTGGCCAGCTCGCTCTGGCGTTCGGCGTTGAAGTCAACGCCCGCCACAAGCCAATCCTGTTCGATGAGCTGCCTCGCCAGCTCATATCCCAATCCCAATGCGCTGCCTGTGACGATCGCGATGCGCTTGCCATTGATATCGGACATGGGTGTTCCCTTCTCGAACCGGTTTATCTGGGTTTCCGTCTATGGTACCTCGCGCACGGAAGGAGTCGTCCCACCTGCCCGTGCGACCCTAATCGCACGGAACCTCACAATCGCACACGCCCCGGATCCGCGGAACCTCGGCGTTTTCACGAATCCCATGTTCGTTTCACACCATGTCAAAGTTCACACGCGGGTCCGGGGCGACGCGCTTTGTGCGAAGGTGGAATCAGGCCTTCATATCCTCCAATGCGATTCCCTTGGTCTCTTTGACGAATCGCAGCACAAAGAAGAAGGAGAGGAAGGCGAACAGCGCGAACAGACCGTAGACCAATCCCACGTTGACGCCGAGCAGCACCGGGAACGACACGGTGACCACGAAGTTCGAGGTGTACTGCACGGCGGTGCCCACGGACATGCCCGCCGAGCGCATCGCGTTGGGGAACATCTCGGAGAGCATGCCCCACGACACGGTGCCCCAGGTCACGCCGAAGGCGACGACGAAGAGGTTGGCGCACACCAAGGCCAGCGGTCCGGTGACCGGTCCCATCGACGGGGAACCGTCGACGATCGGGGCGGTGCCGAACAGCAGCGCGAGACCGCCTTGGGCCACGACCATGCCGATGGATCCGGCGAGCAGCAGCGGGCGTCGTCCGATACGGTCCACCAACGTCATGCCGATAAGCGTGGCCACGATGTTGACCAGCGAGGTGATGGCGGTGATGGTGAACGAGTCCTTTTCGGTGAATCCGACGGCGCTCCACAGCGAGTTGGAGTAGTAGAAGATCACGTTGATGCCGGTGAACTGGTTGAAGATCATGAACACCACAGCCACCCACACGATTGGCTTGACGCGGCCGTTCGCGCCGAGAAGATCACGGAAGGAGGGCTTGTGGTCGGCGCCGATGGAGGCGCGCATGCGCGCGATCTGCTCGTCGATGGGCGCGGGGTCGACGCTGACCGAGGCGAGCACCGCCGCGGCCTGTTCGTCGCGATGCTGTGCGACGAGGTATCGCGGCGATTCGGGGATGGCCAGAGCCAAGGCGAAATACAGCACGGAGGGCACGGCCATGCACATGAACATCCACTGCCAGGTGTCCAACGGCCCCATGACCTCGCCCGCACCGCCGGAGACGTTGACCAGCAGCGCGTTGACCAGCAGGGAGATGAAGA
This window contains:
- a CDS encoding sugar porter family MFS transporter: MSENNKSQRAVARRLAIIAAIGGLLYGYDSAVINGATEAIKTEFATGDAVLGFAVGSALISGGIGALLAGRISDKIGRVPMMKIASVLFFICAVGCGFSTSIWMLVAFRVLGGFAAGVAAMVAPVYIAEISPADERGVLGAMQQLGIVIGIFISLLVNALLVNVSGGAGEVMGPLDTWQWMFMCMAVPSVLYFALALAIPESPRYLVAQHRDEQAAAVLASVSVDPAPIDEQIARMRASIGADHKPSFRDLLGANGRVKPIVWVAVVFMIFNQFTGINVIFYYSNSLWSAVGFTEKDSFTITAITSLVNIVATLIGMTLVDRIGRRPLLLAGSIGMVVAQGGLALLFGTAPIVDGSPSMGPVTGPLALVCANLFVVAFGVTWGTVSWGMLSEMFPNAMRSAGMSVGTAVQYTSNFVVTVSFPVLLGVNVGLVYGLFALFAFLSFFFVLRFVKETKGIALEDMKA
- a CDS encoding SDR family NAD(P)-dependent oxidoreductase — its product is MSDINGKRIAIVTGSALGLGYELARQLIEQDWLVAGVDFNAERQSELAKEFPSDSYRAFVGDVSDETFVKDSVARIAELGHIDLLINNAGQPSFKTPTGYEAADVDKCLKGLKGMILWSVETLQATGEKDVKIANVMSTAATRGNANESVYCATKWGEKGYTTSLQAAYKGTSVKIVGLYPGGIDTAFYRDSHDYVSEEKQHTFMDPADVARVMLFNLVNDANLTVSDLQIERNS